One window from the genome of Streptomyces sp. NBC_01476 encodes:
- the modA gene encoding molybdate ABC transporter substrate-binding protein: MTTRFARRSTLLVAAGSAAALLALTACSSDSDTSSDASPSAPATTTAAPSASASPTVSGTVVVFAAASLQESFTTLGKEFESENPGTKVQFNFGGSDTLAASITSGAPADVFAAASPKTMKTVTDAGDGDGTPATFVRNQLEIATLPGNPKHITSLKDLTQKGLTVVLCAKTVPCGSAAQTALTASNLKLTPKSYEQDVKSALTKVELKEADAAVVYKTDVNTAGGKVDGVDFPESAKAINNYPIVRLKGAPNPAGAKAFIALVQSTLGHKVLLQAGFLNP; encoded by the coding sequence GTGACCACCCGTTTCGCGCGGCGCAGCACCCTGCTTGTGGCGGCCGGCAGTGCCGCGGCCCTGCTGGCGCTGACCGCCTGCTCCTCGGACTCCGACACGTCCTCCGACGCCTCGCCCTCGGCCCCGGCGACAACCACGGCCGCCCCGTCGGCGAGCGCCTCGCCGACGGTGTCCGGCACGGTCGTGGTCTTCGCGGCGGCCTCGCTGCAGGAGAGCTTCACCACGCTGGGCAAGGAGTTCGAGAGCGAGAACCCGGGGACCAAGGTCCAGTTCAACTTCGGCGGCAGTGACACGCTGGCCGCCAGCATCACCAGCGGGGCGCCCGCCGACGTGTTCGCCGCCGCCAGCCCCAAGACGATGAAGACGGTCACCGACGCGGGCGACGGCGACGGCACGCCGGCCACCTTCGTGCGCAACCAGCTGGAAATCGCCACGCTGCCGGGCAACCCGAAGCACATCACGTCGCTGAAGGACCTCACGCAGAAGGGGCTCACCGTCGTGCTCTGCGCCAAGACGGTGCCGTGCGGGTCGGCCGCGCAGACCGCGCTGACCGCGAGCAATCTGAAACTCACCCCGAAGTCGTACGAGCAGGACGTCAAGTCGGCGCTGACGAAGGTGGAGTTGAAGGAGGCGGACGCGGCCGTGGTGTACAAGACGGATGTGAACACCGCCGGTGGCAAGGTGGACGGCGTGGACTTCCCCGAATCCGCCAAGGCCATCAACAACTACCCGATCGTGCGGCTCAAGGGCGCACCGAACCCGGCGGGCGCCAAGGCGTTCATCGCGCTGGTGCAGTCCACCCTCGGCCACAAGGTGCTGCTCCAGGCGGGCTTCCTGAACCCGTGA